One Capricornis sumatraensis isolate serow.1 chromosome 8, serow.2, whole genome shotgun sequence genomic region harbors:
- the TAC4 gene encoding tachykinin-4, protein MLLCITLLLLLGLSACTGAGDKKLAVDAEVGSWLAVTLEEDVIPSILLQLRDMKKGKASQFFGLMGKQVGGKEDENHGSE, encoded by the exons ATGCTGCTCTGCATCACCTTGCTTCTCCTCCTGGGGCTGTCTGCATGCACTGGGGCAGGTGACAAGAAACTGGCAGTCGATGCTGAAGTAGGCTCCTGGCTGGCTGTGACCCTGGAG GAAGATGTCATCCCCAGCATCCTGCTTCAGCTCCGGGACATGAAGAAGGGGAAAGCAAGCCAGTTCTTTGGGCTAATGGGGAAGCAGGTAGGAG GCAAAGAGGATGAGAACCATGGGTCAGAGTGA